The Aedes aegypti strain LVP_AGWG chromosome 3, AaegL5.0 Primary Assembly, whole genome shotgun sequence genome contains a region encoding:
- the LOC110678000 gene encoding ribonuclease P protein subunit p21 → MVPVEKSANEGSSHKQKKSKEKSQNGNDKPKNVLQRGGGNHSNNNNNGKKQARLCPGRDTYERMNFLYQASALMADSVPALSGSYGKLMKSIGKKATLRIEPAIKRTLCVRCGVTLMPATTAEYRETSQGNLNFVEVTCNVCHFRKRYRNWKGHKIHLDDPKSVVETLSFENKTE, encoded by the exons ATGGTGCCAGTGGAAAAAAGTGCCAATGAAGGATCTAGTCACAAGCAGAAgaaatccaaagaaaaatctcaaaacgGCAACGATAAACCCAAGAATGTGCTTCAACGTGGTGGCGGCAACCACTCGAACAACAATAACAACGGCAAAAAGCAGGCCCGGCTGTGCCCAGGGCGCGATACGTACGAGCGGATGAATTTCCTGTACCAGGCTTCGGCGCTGATGGCCGACTCCGTGCCGGCACTGTCCGGCAGCTACGGGAAGCTGATGAAGTCCATTGGGAAGAAGGCCACACTGCGGAT CGAACCTGCCATTAAGCGAACACTATGCGTTAGATGCGGAGTCACTCTAATGCCTGCCACGACTGCCGAATACCGAGAAACTTCCCAGGGCAATCTAAACTTCGTGGAAGTAACGTGCAACGTTTGCCACTTTAGGAAGCGATACCGAAACTGGAAAGGCCACAAAATCCATTTGGATGATCCGAAATCCGTGGTGGAGACTTTATCTTTCGAAAACAAGACTGAATAa